In the genome of Streptomyces aquilus, the window CCGGCATATCGGCGATGGACGAGACCAACCCCGGTCTGTTCGCGACCAACTGGAACTCCTACTCCCAGGCGTCCAAGGACCTCGTCGGCCAGATGAACGTCCACACCTACGGCACCGGTCAGCGCACCACGGTCCGCGACCTGGCCAAGGCGGCCGACAAGCCGCTGTGGATGAGCGAGGTCGAGGGCGACTGGGGCGACGGACAGAGCTTCACCGACATGCGCCCCGGTCTGGGCCTGGCCCAGCAGATGGTGAACGACCTGCGCGAACTGGAGCCCAAGGCCTGGGTGTTCTGGCAGCCGGTCGAGGACTACGACAACATGAAGCCGGGCGGCGAGTCCGCCAAGGGCGGCAACTGGGGTTCCGTCCAGCTCCCGTTCAGCTGCACCTCGACGGACACCCTGAAGTCCTGCCCGATCTACACCAACACCAAGTTCGACACGGCCCGTAACTTCACGCACTTCATCAAGCCCGGCGACCGCCTGATCAAGGTGAACGACACCTCCAGCGCCGCCGCGGTCACCAAGGACGGCAAGGGCGCCTCGCTGGTCCACGTCAACTCCACGACCGCGCCTCGCGCGGTGACGATCGACCTGTCCAAGTTCGGGAAGATCAAGGACAACGCGACCGTCACCCCGACCGTGACCGACGCGGCCGGCAAGCTGGTGCAGCAGGCCCCGGTCGAGGTCGTCGACGGCAAGGCGACGTACACCGTCCCCGCGCAGTCCGTGACCTCCTTCACCGTCAAGGGCGTCTCCGGTGTCGCCAAGGACGCGAGCCTGTTCAGCAAGGGCGCGTCCTACACGCTGACCGGTGTGCAGAGCGGCAAGGCGGTGACCGTCGGCGCGAACGGCACGAACCTGGTCATCAACTCGGCGAACGGCACGGTCGCGCAGGAGTGGCGCCTTGAGGCCAAGTACGGCAAGAAGGGCAGCAACCGGGCCCGCTACGTCTTCGCCAACCCGGCCGAGGGCAAGCGGCTCGCCGTACGGGACAACGTGCCGGTGATCGAGCCCGACACCGGCGACCGCGACCCGGCGACGGAGTGGATCCTCTCGACCACGGGCGACGGCACCTGGACGCTGGTGAACCAGGCGACCGGGCGCCTCCTCGAGGTCGGCGGCCAGGCGACGAACGAGGGCGCGGCCGTCACGACATGGCAGGCCAACTCCGGTTCCAACCAGCGCTGGCGGATCACCGAGGTGAGCTGATCAGCCCCTGATCGGGATCGGACCCAACGCCCGGCCGGGCCTCCCCGGCCGGGCGTTCGGCTGTCCCCACACCGCTCACCCAGACGCGGAGCGGCCCCGGCTCCGGCTCCCCGTCCGCCAAGAACTCCTCGATGATCGGCTCGAGATCTCCGGACGGGAGGTGGGCGCCGAGGAACGGCAGCTGGTCCGCGGTCACGGACCCGGTCGAGCACCTGAGCTGCCCCGCCTGCGCGTCGTGCCACACATAGAACGTCACCGGACCGGAGAACCCCAGCTCACGGATTCGGGCCCGGATCACCGCAGCCGTCCGTTCGAACGCGGCGACCACCGCGGAGACGGAAAGCGACTCCCTGTCCCCGTCGGCCGCCCCCAGCCACCAGGTGTTGGTGTCGCACTCCGCCCGCCGGTCGGCGGGGTCCAGCACCAGCGGTTCGTCCGCCACTTCGGCGATCCATGTCAGCAGCACCGCTCAAGTGTCCCGTGTCGGTGTCCTGTCGGGACTGTCGGTGCGGTGTCGGGGGTCTGTCGGCGGGGGACCGGAGGCTTTCCGGAGGTCCTGCCGGCGCCCGGTCGGCAGGCGTACGGCAGCAAGGAGTCGTCATGACCACGCATGTCACGATCATCGGCGCCGGCCTCGGCGGGCTGACCCTCGCCCGTGTCCTGCATGTCCACGGCATCCCGGCCACGGTCCACGAGGCGGAGGCCTCCCCCGCCGCGCGGGCGCAGGGCGGGATGCTCGACATCCATGACCACGACGGCCAGGCGGCTCTGGAGGCGGCGGGGCTGATGGACGAGTTCCGCGCTCTCGTCCTGGAGGGCCGGCAGGCGATGCGGCTCCTCGACGAGGGTGGGGCCGTCCTGTTCGAGGAGGCCGACGACGGTTCGGGTGGGCGCCCCGAGGTGCTGCGCGGCGAGCTGCGCCGGACGCTGCTCGACTCGCTCCCGGCCGGGACCGTCCGGTGGGGTCACAAGGTGACGGGCACGCGTGCCCTGGGCGAGGGCCGGCACGAGGTGACCTTCGCCGACGGCGACACCGTCATCACCAGCCTGCTGGTCGGCGCTGACGGCGCCTGGTCCCGGGTGCGGCCGCTGCTGTCGGGTGCCGAGCCCCGCTACATCGGCATGTCGTTCGTGGAGACGTATCTCTTCGACGCCGACACCCGGCACCCGGCCGCGGCGAAAGCGGTCGGCGGGGGTTCGCTGCTCGCGCTCGCCCCCGGCAAGGGCATCCAGGCCCACCGGGAGAAGGGCGACACCCTGCACACGTACGTGGCGCTGACGCGGCCGCAGGAGTGGTTCGCCGCCGTCGACTTCGGTGATCCCGTCGCGGCCACCGCACGGATCGTACGAGAGTTCGACGGCTGGGCGCCGGAGCTCACCGCCCTTCTCACGGACAGCGACACCGCTCCCCTCCTGCGCCCCCTGCACGCGCTGCCCGTCGACCACCGGTGGGAGCGCGTGCCCGGGGTCACTCTGCTCGGCGACGCGGCCCACCTCTCGGCCCCGAACGGCGAGGGCGCCAACCTCGCCATGTACGACGGCGCCGAACTCGGCAAGGCCCTCGCCGCGCACCCCGACGACGTCGAGGCCGCCCTCGCCGAGTACGAGCGGTCCCTGTTCCCCCGCAGCGCCCGGGCCGCCGCCGACGGCACCCGCCTCCATGAGCTCCTCTTCGGCGACACCACACCCCACGGCCTGATCAGCGCGTTCACCGAGGACGAGCCGACCAGGTGAGACCGAGAAGAAAACGTCCTGCCGGTGATGTCGAGATCCCGCGTCCGGCTCCGTCCCCGGGGTGTACGCGGCCACAATGGGCCGCACCAGCACCGAGGAGAGCGATCATGGCCAAGTACCTGCTGCTCAAGCACTACCGCGGCGCCCCTGCGGCGGTGAACGACGTGCCGATGGACCAGTGGACGCCGGAGGAGATCTCGGCGCACATGCAGTAC includes:
- a CDS encoding FAD-dependent oxidoreductase, encoding MTTHVTIIGAGLGGLTLARVLHVHGIPATVHEAEASPAARAQGGMLDIHDHDGQAALEAAGLMDEFRALVLEGRQAMRLLDEGGAVLFEEADDGSGGRPEVLRGELRRTLLDSLPAGTVRWGHKVTGTRALGEGRHEVTFADGDTVITSLLVGADGAWSRVRPLLSGAEPRYIGMSFVETYLFDADTRHPAAAKAVGGGSLLALAPGKGIQAHREKGDTLHTYVALTRPQEWFAAVDFGDPVAATARIVREFDGWAPELTALLTDSDTAPLLRPLHALPVDHRWERVPGVTLLGDAAHLSAPNGEGANLAMYDGAELGKALAAHPDDVEAALAEYERSLFPRSARAAADGTRLHELLFGDTTPHGLISAFTEDEPTR
- a CDS encoding RICIN domain-containing protein: MAGLTRSRRLLGAASMTALATGAALLSGPAPLAQADTVTASVTVQPDPSYKQDKFEGWGTSLVWFANATGDYPKEIREKLADLLFGDDGLALNIARYNIGGGNAPDVKDYLRAGGAVEGWWKAPAGTTRTDTDWWSADDPADWNPDADATQRWWVERIKHDIDHWETFSNSPPWFMTESGYVSGGFNANAEQLKESSVGDFAAYLAGATKRLEKSEGIEVDTVDPFNEPNTGYWGTRLDANGQPVGGRQEGAHIGPAMQEKVLAALAPALKKAKVKAGISAMDETNPGLFATNWNSYSQASKDLVGQMNVHTYGTGQRTTVRDLAKAADKPLWMSEVEGDWGDGQSFTDMRPGLGLAQQMVNDLRELEPKAWVFWQPVEDYDNMKPGGESAKGGNWGSVQLPFSCTSTDTLKSCPIYTNTKFDTARNFTHFIKPGDRLIKVNDTSSAAAVTKDGKGASLVHVNSTTAPRAVTIDLSKFGKIKDNATVTPTVTDAAGKLVQQAPVEVVDGKATYTVPAQSVTSFTVKGVSGVAKDASLFSKGASYTLTGVQSGKAVTVGANGTNLVINSANGTVAQEWRLEAKYGKKGSNRARYVFANPAEGKRLAVRDNVPVIEPDTGDRDPATEWILSTTGDGTWTLVNQATGRLLEVGGQATNEGAAVTTWQANSGSNQRWRITEVS